TACTGCAACCGCACAACTGAACGCAGTAGCACTACTTTGCGACTATCTACTAAGACAGCAAAAAAACCGCGATCGTTGAGCTTTTGTAATGTGTTGTATGCTTCTTGTTGGTTGGTAGTATAAACTGCTAACAAGTAGGGGCGTTGTCCATAAGAAGCAAAACCCACGTTACCCCCCACAGTTTGTTGTACACTATTTGCTAGTTCTGGGCGGTTGAAATAATCCACCAATACGGCGTAACCTTCTCCTAGTGCTTGGGGATTATAGCTAATTGATTGAGGTGGCGAGGAAGGTTGTGATTGTGCTGTATCGGCAGGTCGTGTGGTGATAATGGCAGACAACCCGACAATATTATTGATATATCTCGCCCAACGATTAGCATCGTCAATCTTTTTAAATCCCCCTATCCGTGTCACTGTTTCAGTGAGATATCGGCAGGTCGTGCTTTGCAGTTCATTGGGTAAAGCACTACGCAGTTGCTTTTGATTATCTGCCGTGGGGCTGACTACCAGTAAAAGATACTCACCCGCAGTCGGCGGTTGACAAACGGGAAGAGTAGTTTGTGCAACCGCAGAAGTTATACTACCCATCAATCCCGCGATCGCTACTCCTAAAGCACTGAATAAAGGCTCAAATTTCTGCACAGAATTGGGATACATAAACTGGATTTTTTAAAAGATTCTATTTAGCTATTACTCATTAGTCAATAGTCATTAGTCAACAGTAATAACTATGGACTATTGACTATTGACTTTTGACCCTTCGGGTGACGCTCGAAGACTCGCTACCGCTGCGCTAACGTCAGTTGCTCATGGGGGAAACCCCCAAGATCGCACTGACTCACCATTAACTATTGACTATATCAGGACACAGTGGTAAGAGATGCTAAAGGATTGGGAATAGTCTGTGAAGGAGCTTGAAATTCTCCTGTAATCACGTATTCTAATCGCAGTTTTAGCCAGGTAATAAATTGGGGATTAGTGGAAATAATTGCGGCTGCTGGTTTGGGACACTTCGCCTTGGCTTCTGCCAATTCTGGTGCTTCCAAAAAGGCTGGTTTTTGCACCAACCAAAAATCGATTTCTTTTTCTTGTTCGTGATAGTGACGGGTGCGTTCTTTCAGCACTTCATGTATTGGTTCTTCATCTACTAGAAATTGTTTACTTGCCAAAACGTAATAATATGTTTGCATTTTCGTCCTTTGCTTACTAATGAATAATTGCAGGGTACAGTTTTTCTCCTGTACCCCTAGCATCTAACTCTTGTGGAATTTTTTGAACCAAGAACTGAAGGGACAAGCATTTCCCTGGTTTTCACTATTTATCTGTTTGCCACCAGCTGTTAGCTTACCTAAAAACAGCGCGTTATCAAAATAGTGTTCCAAAGAAATAATCTTCAAGTCATCGGTTACGCTGGCAATGCTCATGCCGATAATTTCCACAGTTTCTTGTGTAGGTGCATAATCTTGATATGCACCGTTAAAATGTCCCCAGTGCCGCCACTTAAATGTGACGTTTGGTGGCCCTGAGAACACTTCCAATACTTCCCAAGGAAATCCTTGAGGAAAGGTTGTGTGGAAGAGTTTTGCTGATGATTCAAAGCTTTCTTGTGAAGCTTTGTAATGCTCGGAATCAGCCATAAATAAATTGTAAGTACCTTGTGCTGCCAAATCTGCTGCTGTGTACTCAGTTCCGCCATTGGTACTCACACGAAACTTGTCATTCACAATCGACAACCACTGTTGAGGATTCGTCTTAAATGATACCTCCATCTCGAAGGTTCTCACCAGGTTTTGCACGATCGCTTCTAATGTACCCTCAAGGTGGTTGAGTGTACTTTCCTTTGCGAGATTCTCTTTAGAGCGAGAATAATCTGGAGGTGTTTGATATCGCCATTGGACACCAGTACTTTCGGCAATCACCTGATCCCTATCTTGTACCCAAAGCGGAAGGTTGTTAGACTGTGTTGCGCTCATAGAAGTCTTTGCTGAAAAATTGCCAAATACAGGATTTCGCAGTTACAACCCCTCTAGGCTTTAAGAGGATGGGGGGATGGGGGGATGGGGGGATCGGGAGATGGGGGGATGAGGGGGATGAGGGGGATGAGGGGGATGAGGGAGAATAACTAGTGAACAATTCCCAGTCCCCAGTCCCCAGTCCCCAGTCCCCAGTCCCCAGTCCCCAGTCCCCAGTCCCCAGTCCCCAGTCCCCAGTCCCCAGTCCCTAGTCCCCATTCCCACGTATCGCTTGTTTCATCTCACGGACTGCTCGTTCTATGCCTACTAAAGCTGCCCGACTGATAATGGTATGACCAATATTCAGTTCTTCCATCCCTGGAAGCGCAGCCACCGGGTAGACGTTCCAGTAAGTCAGCCCATGACCAGCGTTCACTCGCAATCCAGCTTTAATTGCTTGTTCGCACCCTTTAGCTAACACAGCTAATTCTTGCTGGCGCTTAGTTTCATCCCCAGCCTCAGCATATTGTCCTGTGTGCAGTTCAATAAACCGCGCCTGCACCTTGACTGATGCTTCAATTTGTGCTGGTTCGGCATCGATAAATAAACTGACTGGAATGCCAGCGCCCTGCAATTTATCGACTATCTCGCCTATTCTAACAATTTGCCCGACAATATCTAACCCGCCTTCTGTGGTGACTTCTTCCCGCTTTTCCGGTACTAAAGTCACGTAATCTGGTTTAATATCGAGGGCGATCGCTAGCATTTCATCTGTAGCGGCCATTTCTAAATTCAGGTGCGTTCTCACTGTTTGCCGCAACAAGCGTACATCTCTGTCTTGGATATGCCGTCTATCTTCTCGCAGATGTACAGTAATGCCATCTGCACCGCCTAATTCTGCCAGCACCGCCGCCGCCACTGGGTCAGGTTCCACCGTCCGCCGCGCTTGCCGAATGGTGGCAATATGATCGATATTTACACCGAGTGTAGGCACCCCTATTTCTCCCTAGCCATAGTCCTCAGAACTTGATTTTACCGGAAATACTGGGGATTGGGGATTGGGGATTGGGGATTGGGGATTGGGAATTGGGAATTGGGAATTGGTAATTGGTAATTGGTAATTGGTAATTGGTAATTGGTAATTGGTAATTGGTAATTGGTAATTGGTAATTGGGGATTGGGGATTGGGGATTGGGGATTGGGGATTGGGGATTGGGAATTGGGAATTGGGAATTGGGAATTGGGAATTGGGAATTGGGAATTGGGGATTGGGAATTGGGAATTGGGAATTGGGCATTGGGCTAGGACATGGGGAAAAGTTATTTCCAACTTCTCCCTCATCTCCCTCATCTCACTCATCCAGGAAATTCTGAGCGGAACTGATTGACGACGCGATCTAATCCTACTGAGTGGGCAGCTTTAAATAATAAGCGATCGCCCTCTTGAACAAATGTCTTTAATCTGGCAACTAAATCGGCATGAGTGGCAAAGCATTCCGATGGAATTCCCTCGGCACTCAACGCGATCGCTTCGGCATCTTGTCCATCAACCAAAACCAATAAACCGTCTAATTTCAACTTTCGCGCTGTTTCCCCTACTTGTTGGTGCAACGAACGCGATCGCTCTCCCAATTCTTTCATCGCACCTAATACGGCAATCTTCCGCTTTCCGGGTGTGTCTGCCAATAACTGTAACGCTGCTAGCATAGCTTCTGGTGCAGCATTGTAAGTCTCATCTAAGATTACCACATCATTAGGCAAAACAAACTGCTGCGATCGCCCTGTGGGCATATTCACGATTACACCATCAAGCAAAGTTGCCCAATCAATACCCAGCACTTTCGCCACCGCCAAAGCTGCCAAAAAATTTGTGGCGTTGTGACGACCAGGTAAAGGTAAAGGCAGTTGCATTCCTGCTACTTCCACAGTTTCGTGATCAATCAGTTGCCCTTGGATATCGCCGCCAGATAAGCCATAAGTTAAAACTTCTCCTGACCAAACTTTCTTGGCTGTAGCAATTAATAAAGGATTGTCATGATTGAGAATTGCTACACTATCCTTGGGCATTTGGGCTAATAATTCGCATTTAGCCTCAGCGATCGCATCTTCGGAACCCAATAATTCAATATGTGCCGTTCCCACATTCGTAATCACTCCAATGGTGGGACGCGCTATTTGTGTCAGTTCGGCAATTTGTCCTCTACCCCGCATCGCCATTTCAATCACGGCGTAGTCATGTTCGGCATCGAGTTCTAACAAAGTTTTCGGAACACCGATTTCGTTATTGAAATTTCCATAAGTTTTGTGAACTCGCCCATGAGTTGCTAAAACTGCGGCGATTAGTTCCTTGGTTGTGGTTTTGCCCACAGAACCCGTTACCCCAATCACGGGAATATCGAAGCGATCGCGCCACCATCTACCAATTTTCTGATATGCTTCTAGGGTGTTTTTTACCTGCAATACAGGCACTTCTGGATTTTCGTAGGCAAAATCAACAATTGCTGCCTTAGCACCTTTAGTTATGGCTGTTGGCACAAATTCGTGTCCATCAAATTTTTCACCCCGTAAAGCTAAAAATACTTCACCTGACTTTAATATCCGGCTGTCCGTTTGTATCCCGCTACATATTTGTGCTAAGGCAGCTTCAGATAAGTTTATAGGCTGGGCTAAAAGAACTTCAATCAACTGGGTTAGACTAGCAGACAAAGGCATGATAATTGAGATTATTCCTAAAGATTAGTAAGTCAGCGTAAATATTTGTAGTTGGGATCAGGTAGCAGGTTCGACAGCACCAACCCAAAGGGCAGCTATGCTGGAGGGAAGAAGGTTTTCGCCTAGTTCGTTTTTTTTAGCATAGTTTGGTTTTTCCGCCGACTTACAAATTAGCCAGTAAGTGTAAAGCTCACTCACAAAGCGTGCTGAGATACAAGCGACTCGTGCAGTTCGGTAAGCTCACTGACCACAGTTTTAACCGCATTCAGAATTAATTTTTGGTACGAACAGCTGAGATTGCTTCGTTCCTCCTCACTGCGACTACGATTTTACGTCCGGAGCGAGCTTAGCGTTGTAATCGCAAAAGCTTAGTTTTTGTCACGAGTGTGTATAGCGGTTCTCGAACTAGTGAGGTACAATTTTGACCTCTCTCCAAACCTCTCTCCTAAAAGGAGAGAGGCTTTGAATTGTTCCCCCTTCCCGCTTCGGGAAGGGGGTTAGGGGGTTAGGTCTATTTCCATACCTGTACCTCACCGGATTGAAAATGGCTATAAGTCCTATAATAATTACAATCGCTGTATATATTAACTTCGTGTACTTGGCTAGCCAATTGGAATGTGAACATTGATAAAATTCAGTATTCTTTTAAGATTTGAGTTAATAACCATAACTTCTGGCATTACTGTGACGGGTGTTTGTTCTATTTCCTGAATGAATTGATTGAATATGATATAAAACGTAACGGTCGATGTACGAGTGAAACTTTATTGACCGTTACCGTATGCACTTTGAGCAATTCAAAATCTTTGGATAGCTGAGAATAAGTTTCACCTAATAATTATGAACATTTATGCCGCCCTTCTTAAGTAGCTATTTGAGGTTTTTCTCTACCAAATTGCCACAGCAAGATGACACCCAAGCCGAACAGATTGACTAGGAAAACTACTAACCCTCCAAAAAATGGAATTAGTGTCAAAACTGTCAGGATCGCCAAACCCACCAAGAACTGCTGCTGTAACGACCGACCGCCATTACTGACTAGGCGTTGACCGACAAAAAGTGCCACGCCTAATGACCCTACTAGAGAAGTGACGATCGCAGTCAAACTTAGTAGTGGAATCAGGGGAATACCAATGAGCGTAATCGCCAGAAACACGCTGAAAAAGATAATGGCGACAATTGCCCCCATCCCCCATAGAACAGTCAAACTGGGGTGTTGACGCAATTTTGTAGCCAAAGAAGGCAGGAACTGTGGGCTGGTATGCAAAATAATCAGTCCGAGAATAGCTGCTACTACGGCGGCGCTAATTCTAAAAATGGCACTGAAGAAATACTGAGCGAAGAAGCTACTTCTGCCTCGATTGGAACCATACATCATGCCATGTCTATCGCTGAATGTGGCGCGTTCACCAGCAACGATCGCACCTGGTTCCTGTACGATTTTGCCGCCAAAGGAGTAAGCATCACCCTCTACCCGCACTCCTTTTTTCAGTATGACATCTCCGCCAAAAGCGATCGCAGTATCCAAAACTCTGGCATTAGGTGATACTGTAACACTCCCCCCAAAAGCCAGGGCGTTTTCGACAACTTGATTCTCTGGTACAGTTACGCTTCCACCAAAGCGAATAAGGTTGGTACTGTTGATATTGATATCAGTCTGTGCCAGAGCATTGCCTGCAAATATTAAGCAAATGGTGGCTATAAAAGCCAGAATTAATTTTTGCCATTTCATAGATTTCATCCTCCTGAACGAGAAGAACATTGACATCTGATGATATTGAAAAAAGATGAGGAAACTATGAACAAGGTATGAATGGTTACTCATGATAAATTCCCCATCATTTCCGTATAAACCAATCAACGGGGCGGCGTAGTGAAACTAGCGACGGATAATTCTTTAAATAACGTGGAGATTTGGGGATTCATCAGCTTGGTTTTTTGGGGTTAGTCAACTAGCAGAAACTGCTTGCCACTCTTGGATCGCCGTGGATGGGATTTGTAACTCGATCGATGAGCCAGTTACCATCGGTAAAGTTAGATGAAGAGGAATTTCAGCCTGCAACTGCGGTAGGGCAGACTTAATGTCATATTCTGCGACATTCGCTGGAGTTGGTGTGTCCTGAGAAATTTCGCTAGAAATATCCTTGGCGGTTAGAATTTGCCCCATAGATGTTGTTAGCGTCAGTGGTTGAGTGTGATCGAATTCCACCCCACTAGGAAAGCCCACTAGCCGCAGAGAGACAATGGCACTACCTTCGGGATGGATGCGCTTGAAGGCGATCGCCTGCCAGGAATTTCCTATCTGATCTCGCAGGGTTTGCCGGGATTGGTAGAGCATCTGCCCTGGATATTCTTCGATTTGTGTCACAGCAGCAAAGGCGGGTAGGGGACTGCAAACAACCAGGAAAACGCAGATCCAAGCAGCCAGCAGCCAGCGCATCAAGTGAATTTTAGACCCATTAAAGTAGATAGAGTTCATCACAAAAGTCCTCACAAAGTTAAAATCTCTTGAAATTCCAGAGTAAAAGTTTGGATTTTAGCCCTAATTGTTTTGGTGCATTACTTGGAGGCGATCGCTTCTCCTGCGCCTTGCCAGCCTGCAAAGCTAGGTGGAAAACCCTGCACATTCTCATAGCCCAACAGGTGTAATGTCATCACACCCATTGCTGATCGATAACCGGAGGAGCAATACAACACCACAGGGTGATCGCGCGGAATTTGATTCAGATTGTGCGCTAGTGTTCGCAGCGGAATGTTAATTGCGTTAGGTATATGTCCAGAACGATACTCAGAGGTTTCTCGCACATCCACCAACACGGTTTGAGGTTTCCCTAACTGACTTTTCAACTCTTCGACACTGGGGATTGTGTAATAGCCTGCTGGAATCGAAGTGAGAAAGCGATCGACTTCCAATTCCACATTAGGTAAAACTTCAGCAACTGTTGCAATCTTGACCCCAACCATAAATATAGGGGAAGGTGTCGCAGCGATCGAGGGTTGCCCAACGCCAAAAAAGAATCCAATTGATAATGCGAGTTCAAGCAGAATTGTTGAGAGGAAGTTTTTGAATATCATAGATTTTTTGAGATAGGTTTTCCTGATTCAGATTGAATAACTTCTTGGGATTAATTTAGTAACTTTAAATCTGAATAAATTATTTATTCTGTGTATTTATGACCTTCTGTTTCCATCATTTCCGTATAAAACAATCAACGGATCGGCGGAGTGAAACCGGAGGTGGATAATCCTTTTTTGCCTGAAAGTCATGGGGACTAACATTGCTTGGCAGCAGTTGTGTCACTTGGGCGCGATGCCTGATCTCAACTTATTTTGACAATAATAAGTATAACGTTTCACAGTCATAGATGATGTTTGAGTAAATGTTTTGGTTTATGTATAAGTTATACAAATTGTCATAAAACATTCAAAAGGGGTAGATGAAATTCAACTTATTTACCTAGCAAGATACAAGAAGTATTTGATGCTTTCTGTTTTAATGACAAATCAGGGAACTAATCAGAAATTTTGCGGAGGTCGAGAGTTAATCAACAGAAAGTAGTGTACTTTTCTGGGTTTAGCTATTGCTTATCCAAAAGTTTCGTTTAAAAACAAAGAATTTTGGGGTTGTTCTAATGCTAAGTCCTGTGTTAACAGTCAGTATCTTTCAAAAACAATCCGACCCTAAAGTATTTTCAGCAGGTCAAATCATCTTTGAAGAAGGACAGCCTGGTGATGAAATGTATGGCATTCTCCAAGGACAGGTAGATATATTAGTCAATGGCAAGATTGTAGAAACCATTGAAACGGGCGAAGTTTTTGATGTCGGAATACTTGTAGGAGTCAAAAATAGAACTTACACAGCTATTGCCAAGGTAGATAGTAAACTGGTTTTCCTTGATGAGAGAGAGTTTCTCTTTGCCGTTCAGGAAACACCCATGTTTGCCGTAGAGGTGATGAAAAGTTACTCAAAGCGTCTGAGTCGCTTGCAGCATCAGGTCTAAAGCCACGCCTAGACAACAAACCTGAAGTTGGAACTTGGACGTATCTCGTCGAAATGGCATTGGGGCGAGATTCTATAAAGATGCTCATTTCACGAGTGTTCTTGTTCACATCAATCTCTCTGTAATAAAGGGGGTAATTGCATGACCGCAACCATAATGTCATTGAAGACTACCGCAATTCGTTGGGCGGATGTCATTGAGTATCCCCAGACTGGAGTCAAGAGCAAGATTCTGCTGGAAGATGAAAACTGCCGATATACGCTGATGTCGCTGGCGGTGGGAATGCACATCGCAGAACATGCTTCTCCTCGCAATCTCACTGTGAACGTGATTGAAGGACAGGGCGTACTGACACTGGAAGGAAAAGAGCTTGTCCTAGAATCGGGAGTCTTTATTTTTATCCCTGCTAACGCACGCCATGCGCTTAAAGCAGTGACAAACCTTGCCTTTTTATTAACGCTTTCTGAACAGTCTACTGATTCTCATCATTGACTTTCACGTATCTACTCCATCTAACAACAGATGTAAAGCGTGGATTATTTCTTTTTAATACACTACCAATCAACTGCATCTTTAGGAGAATATTAATGTTAGATATTGATGAAATGAGTTCAAAAGAAATACACGAACTACTACACCAAGTAGGATACGGTCATCTTGGCTGCATACACGAAGGCAAACCCTACGTGATGCCAATGTATTATTATCTCGAAGAAGAGGACATCTACCTGTTTACAACGGTGGGCATGAAGACTCATGATATTGACACGAATCCAGAAATCTGCCTACAGGTTGAAGAAATTCACGGGCCCCTTCATTGGCGCAGCGTGATTGTCAATGGTCGAGCTTCGCGCCTCACGGAGCGTCCAGAAATTGATCGCGCAATGCAGTTTATCAAAGAGCGCAATACAACGCTGTCACCCGCGATCAATCGAACCTGGATTGATGCTGAGGGACGTTCAGAAGCGATCGCAATCTACCGCATCCACGAGAGTGAGATAAGTGGACGGACAACTGATGGAGTTAGCAGTCAATAAGACCTGAGATACCTCAACCGTTAAGACTGTTGATGCGCGTGCGTTAACCTTTACGACGTTGATTTTGGCAAATTTAGGACTAATTTTGAGTGAAAGTTCTCCATCTCACCTCAGTCTAAAAATATTGAAATCTGCTAATGCTGTCCTTTGGTGGGTTATTGGGGGGGACTGGCTTTTCTAGTAATTGTGTTGTATGTTCCCTTCTTGCGTCAATTGTTTAGCTTCTCCTTCTTACACCCAATCGACCTGGCAATTTGTTTGGGCGGTGGGGCGATGGCTCTGCTTTGGTTTGAACAGTTAAAGTTTCTCAATCGACCCCAACGAATTATTCAATCTAAATCAAGAAAACCTATCCAAGAAAATCTTTGATTTACTTTCCTTTGATCTTGATACTATTATTTGTTGGCCCAGCGCTTTCTTCGATTGCAATTCGGCGATCGCTTTCGATGCGTTGGCACTTGGTTTTGCTTGGCATAATCATCTTCTACGGAATTTTACCCCTCCTACTAGCTTGGGGAGGACTGGGTTTGGCTGAACGCTTTGGTTGTCAGACAGAAACTATAATTTTTCATTGTTCTAACCCTTCCTGGCTTGGAGAAGTAGTTACAGGGATGGTTTTTGGTCACTGGCTTGCAATTATCACCATCCCATCAGCTGTTTTGGGTTCTATAGGGCTGATTAGTTCTTTAATTCTAAAACTTAATCCATTGCAAACAAAAGTAAATACTTCAGCCAAACCAACTGCCGCTTTTTACCGCAGTCGTCGCCACAAAGTAATTTCAGGAGTCTGTGCAGCAATTGCACAGCGCTGGAAACTGCCAGTTCAAGCAGTACGGATTGTCACCGTTATTTTAGCCGTTGCTATCCCTGGACTGATTTTATGTCTCTACCTTTGGTTATGGTTGGCGTTTCCACTGAAGCCACTACCGCAGCCCATTTAGTGGGTGGTTGAAATCAAGAATTCTAAACACCGACCGATAGGAGAATCCCATGAGTTTACCCACCAACCATCGAACCTCTCACTCCAAAGGCAGAGGCTTCAGCAAGCCGTTAGTGTGTCCCTATTGCCAGCATTCTTTTCTCTTGGCTTGGCGGCGATACTGGGCTGCGCCGTTGGGAGGTTACCGATGTTCTCAATGCA
Above is a window of Nostoc sp. UHCC 0702 DNA encoding:
- a CDS encoding DUF2488 family protein; this translates as MQTYYYVLASKQFLVDEEPIHEVLKERTRHYHEQEKEIDFWLVQKPAFLEAPELAEAKAKCPKPAAAIISTNPQFITWLKLRLEYVITGEFQAPSQTIPNPLASLTTVS
- a CDS encoding SnoaL-like polyketide cyclase; its protein translation is MSATQSNNLPLWVQDRDQVIAESTGVQWRYQTPPDYSRSKENLAKESTLNHLEGTLEAIVQNLVRTFEMEVSFKTNPQQWLSIVNDKFRVSTNGGTEYTAADLAAQGTYNLFMADSEHYKASQESFESSAKLFHTTFPQGFPWEVLEVFSGPPNVTFKWRHWGHFNGAYQDYAPTQETVEIIGMSIASVTDDLKIISLEHYFDNALFLGKLTAGGKQINSENQGNACPFSSWFKKFHKS
- a CDS encoding pyridoxine 5'-phosphate synthase, with product MPTLGVNIDHIATIRQARRTVEPDPVAAAVLAELGGADGITVHLREDRRHIQDRDVRLLRQTVRTHLNLEMAATDEMLAIALDIKPDYVTLVPEKREEVTTEGGLDIVGQIVRIGEIVDKLQGAGIPVSLFIDAEPAQIEASVKVQARFIELHTGQYAEAGDETKRQQELAVLAKGCEQAIKAGLRVNAGHGLTYWNVYPVAALPGMEELNIGHTIISRAALVGIERAVREMKQAIRGNGD
- a CDS encoding UDP-N-acetylmuramoyl-tripeptide--D-alanyl-D-alanine ligase; translation: MPLSASLTQLIEVLLAQPINLSEAALAQICSGIQTDSRILKSGEVFLALRGEKFDGHEFVPTAITKGAKAAIVDFAYENPEVPVLQVKNTLEAYQKIGRWWRDRFDIPVIGVTGSVGKTTTKELIAAVLATHGRVHKTYGNFNNEIGVPKTLLELDAEHDYAVIEMAMRGRGQIAELTQIARPTIGVITNVGTAHIELLGSEDAIAEAKCELLAQMPKDSVAILNHDNPLLIATAKKVWSGEVLTYGLSGGDIQGQLIDHETVEVAGMQLPLPLPGRHNATNFLAALAVAKVLGIDWATLLDGVIVNMPTGRSQQFVLPNDVVILDETYNAAPEAMLAALQLLADTPGKRKIAVLGAMKELGERSRSLHQQVGETARKLKLDGLLVLVDGQDAEAIALSAEGIPSECFATHADLVARLKTFVQEGDRLLFKAAHSVGLDRVVNQFRSEFPG
- a CDS encoding DUF3122 domain-containing protein, which encodes MNSIYFNGSKIHLMRWLLAAWICVFLVVCSPLPAFAAVTQIEEYPGQMLYQSRQTLRDQIGNSWQAIAFKRIHPEGSAIVSLRLVGFPSGVEFDHTQPLTLTTSMGQILTAKDISSEISQDTPTPANVAEYDIKSALPQLQAEIPLHLTLPMVTGSSIELQIPSTAIQEWQAVSAS
- a CDS encoding rhodanese-like domain-containing protein, which encodes MIFKNFLSTILLELALSIGFFFGVGQPSIAATPSPIFMVGVKIATVAEVLPNVELEVDRFLTSIPAGYYTIPSVEELKSQLGKPQTVLVDVRETSEYRSGHIPNAINIPLRTLAHNLNQIPRDHPVVLYCSSGYRSAMGVMTLHLLGYENVQGFPPSFAGWQGAGEAIASK
- a CDS encoding cyclic nucleotide-binding domain-containing protein, producing MLSPVLTVSIFQKQSDPKVFSAGQIIFEEGQPGDEMYGILQGQVDILVNGKIVETIETGEVFDVGILVGVKNRTYTAIAKVDSKLVFLDEREFLFAVQETPMFAVEVMKSYSKRLSRLQHQV
- a CDS encoding cupin domain-containing protein, which produces MTATIMSLKTTAIRWADVIEYPQTGVKSKILLEDENCRYTLMSLAVGMHIAEHASPRNLTVNVIEGQGVLTLEGKELVLESGVFIFIPANARHALKAVTNLAFLLTLSEQSTDSHH
- a CDS encoding pyridoxamine 5'-phosphate oxidase family protein, with product MLDIDEMSSKEIHELLHQVGYGHLGCIHEGKPYVMPMYYYLEEEDIYLFTTVGMKTHDIDTNPEICLQVEEIHGPLHWRSVIVNGRASRLTERPEIDRAMQFIKERNTTLSPAINRTWIDAEGRSEAIAIYRIHESEISGRTTDGVSSQ
- a CDS encoding cation transporting ATPase C-terminal domain-containing protein, whose amino-acid sequence is MVGYWGGLAFLVIVLYVPFLRQLFSFSFLHPIDLAICLGGGAMALLWFEQLKFLNRPQRIIQSKSRKPIQENL
- a CDS encoding PspC domain-containing protein produces the protein MIYFPLILILLFVGPALSSIAIRRSLSMRWHLVLLGIIIFYGILPLLLAWGGLGLAERFGCQTETIIFHCSNPSWLGEVVTGMVFGHWLAIITIPSAVLGSIGLISSLILKLNPLQTKVNTSAKPTAAFYRSRRHKVISGVCAAIAQRWKLPVQAVRIVTVILAVAIPGLILCLYLWLWLAFPLKPLPQPI